A single window of Salvia splendens isolate huo1 chromosome 6, SspV2, whole genome shotgun sequence DNA harbors:
- the LOC121807112 gene encoding TNF receptor-associated factor homolog 1b-like isoform X2 produces MTGVATGEAGAGRSFEAVSTGQQQPRCQAGEAIAEWRSSEQVENGSPSTSPPYWDSDDDDDGGPKPSDLFGKYTWKIEKFSQINKRELRSNAFEVGGYKWYILIYPQGCDVCNHLSLFLCVANHDKLLPGWSHFAQFTIAVVNKDPKKSKYSDTLHRFWKKEHDWGWKKFMELSKVLDGFIDADNLIIKAQVQVIRERPDRPFRCLDCLYRRELVRVYLTNVEQVCRRFVEEHREKLGKLLEDKATWSSFCAFWLGIDQSSRRRMSREKSESILKVVVKHFFVEKEVTSTLVMDSLYSGLKALEGQNKGKKSKGKYLEAEELPVPIVGIEKDTFILVDDVLLLLERAALEPLPPKDEKGPQNRTKDGTVGEEFNKDSIERDERRLTELGRRTIEIFVLAHIYSKIEVAYQEAVALKKQEELIREEEEKSRLGVDKEKKSKKKQAKQKKNNRKGKDKVKDDKTGCTVRGMIEQDSSSAERIEIAAEPETVLEKPDAVEDASDASDSVDGVPEILLPDSDGRDVSPVKSDTDTSEVHPPTGAPGSVTRGLPTGQNGTEGRPLSAVDDSSSNCSSDSVLSVRSVPQKGNSYDKNKKSPSRGRNNHSKKTSGTCEWVNEEPRQPFEAVQNARNTNDTSRCPNGAEQPSQAAGKSLQEKVEETGSLHNISKTKDDIEVEARGDNGARVASSPKSPSNGTLLVAPVKVDTRSNALVSQVLVKKTSSNSPKQAVNPVLSANSSENTPISKPVPQKLATLKPTDKPAGYQKHTVNEKILIQEVSETAQQKPAASKPAEKPVGTEKLSSHEVPVTSDKPSVPPIPVMSRPLSAPLVAGPRPTVSMVSMVQTAPVLARSVSAAGRLGPESTAYGTQNYVPQSYRNAMMGGPSAGSSSTYSHNHSASSVVNTSHSYSQAPSLVSAPLFPSHSSDRIDTNPTKPSLSFGMLNNHDNMLQNGTMWMDRPQRGVDGNRNLHHDHNSLASELHGLELNGTIHSRSQDHLPSEYPACTSGRLNNHVLPDEFPHLDIINELLDDGHGVGLSSRVNSDYQMFSSTPHHINRQYTFPGDPNMSGGAGPSASACRFDRTRSYHDDGYQHSYGAPGRSYDTLRDMVPPGSSRPYANGQADSYMASQWQMSGSGPQLLRNMDGDGYSYHLPEYQNLSAGINGYTVFRP; encoded by the exons ATGACTGGAGTTGCAACTGGGGAGGCTGGAGCTGGAAGATCATTTGAAGCGGTTTCAACTGGGCAACAGCAGCCACGATGTCAGGCTGGGGAAGCAATAGCTGAATGGAGGTCTTCAGAGCAGGTTGAAAATGGGAGTCCATCTACTTCACCCCCGTATTGGGACAgtgatgacgatgatgatggAG GACCAAAGCCATCTGATTTATTCGGAAAGTATACTTGGAAGATTGAGAAATTTTCTCAAATCAACAAAAGAGAACTTCGTAGCAATGCATTTGAAGTTGGAGGCTACAAATG GTATATTTTGATTTATCCACAAGGCTGTGATGTCTGCAATCATCTTTCTTTGTTTCTCTGTGTTGCAAATCATGATAAGCTTCTTCCAG GGTGGAGTCACTTTGCGCAGTTCACAATTGCTGTTGTGAATAAAGATCCGAAAAAGTCCAAATATTCTg ATACATTACATCGTTTTTGGAAGAAGGAACATGACTGGGGATGGAAGAAATTTATGGAGCTATCAAAGGTGCTAGATGGATTTATTGATGCTGATAATTTGATAATTAAAGCTCAAGTTCAGGTTATTag GGAGAGACCAGATCGACCTTTTCGTTGCCTTGACTGTCTTTATCGGAGGGAACTTGTAAGAGTGTATTTAACGAATGTTGAACAGGTTTGTCGGCGTTTTGTGGAAGAACATAGGGAAAAACTCGGAAAACTATTAGAGGATAAAGCTACATGGTCTAG TTTCTGTGCTTTCTGGTTGGGTATTGACCAAAGTTCCCGCCGCCGTATGTCCCGAGAGAAGTCAGAGTCCATTCTGAAAGTTGTTGTGAAACATTTTTTCGTAGAAAAGGAAGTAACATCCACACTTGTCATGGATTCATTGTATAGTGGTTTAAAAGCCCTTGAAGGCCAGAATAAGGGTAAAAAGAGTAAGGGCAAGTATTTAGAGGCAGAAGAATTACCAGTTCCTATAGTTGGCATTGAGAAAGATACGTTTATTTTGGTGGATGATGTATTGCTACTGCTAGAGCGGGCAGCTTTGGAACCTTTGCCTCCAAAGGATGAGAAGGGTCCCCAAAATCGTACTAAG GATGGGACTGTAGGAGAGGAGTTCAACAAAGATTCTATTGAACGTGACGAGAGGAGACTTACTGAATTGGGTAGACGAACTATTGAGATATTTGTATTGGCCCACATATACAG TAAAATTGAGGTGGCATACCAAGAGGCCGTTGCCCTCAAGAAGCAAGAAGAACTCATCCGTGAAGAGGAGGAAAAGTCCAGGCTAGGAGTTGATAAGGAAAAGAAGTCCAAAAAGAAACAG gcaaaacagaaaaagaataACCGAAAAGGGAAGGATAAAGTTAAGGATGACAAAACAGGCTGCACTGTCCGTGGCATGATTGAGCAAGATAGTTCTTCAGCTGAAAGAATAGAAATAGCTGCTGAGCCAGAAACTGTACTTGAAAAACCTGATGCAGTTGAAGATGCTTCTGACGCATCTGATTCTGTGGATGGTGTTCCCGAAATACTCCTACCTGATTCTGACGGCAGAGATGTCAGTCCTGTCAAATCAGATACAGATACTTCTGAAGTGCACCCCCCCACAGGAGCTCCTGGCAGTGTTACTAGAGGTCTTCCTACTGGGCAGAATGGCACAGAAGGAAGACCTCTATCTGCTGTAGATGATAGCTCTTCAAATTGTTCCTCTGATTCTGTGCTTTCTGTTAGAAGTGTGCCACAGAAAGGCAATTCATatgataaaaacaaaaaatctcCTAGCAG AGGGAGGAACAACCATAGCAAGAAGACTTCTGGCACATGTGAGTGGGTTAATGAAGAACCTAGGCAACCATTTGAAGCTGTTCAAAATGCAAGGAACACAAATGACACATCTCGATGTCCGAATGGTGCTGAACAGCCATCTCAGGCTGCTGGCAAGTCTTTGCAGGAGAAG gTTGAAGAAACTGGTTCCCTGCATAACATTTCGAAGACTAAAGATGACATTGAAGTTGAAGCACGTGGGGATAATGGTGCGCgtgtagcttcctctcccaaGAGCCCTTCAAATGGAACACTACTAGTTGCTCCAGTGAAGGTGGATACAAGGAGCAATGCTTTAGTTAGTCAAGTCCTGGTCAAGAAAACATCCTCAAATAGTCCTAAACAAGCTGTTAACCCTGTACTTTCAGCGAATTCATCTGAAAATACTCCCATATCGAAACCTGTACCTCAAAAGTTAGCTACCTTAAAACCCACTGACAAGCCGGCGGGATATCAAAAGCACACTGTGAATGAGAAGATTCTGATACAGGAAGTGAGTGAAACTGCCCAGCAGAAGCCTGCAGCCTCAAAACCTGCTGAGAAACCCGTTGGAACCGAAAAGCTTTCCTCACATGAAGTGCCTGTCACGTCCGACAAGCCCTCCGTTCCGCCGATACCCGTTATGTCAAGACCCTTGAGTGCCCCTCTAGTAGCTGGTCCCAGGCCTACAGTTTCCATGGTTTCGATGGTGCAAACAGCACCAGTGCTGGCGCGCTCAGTAAGTGCTGCTGGTCGGCTGGGCCCCGAAAGTACTGCATATGGAACACAGAATTACGTTCCTCAGTCCTATCGAAATGCTATGATGGGCGGTCCTAGTGCTGGAAGTTCATCCACCTATTCTCATAATCATTCTGCCAGTTCAGTGGTAAATACATCACATTCTTACTCACAAGCACCTAGTCTTGTATCGGCGCCACTGTTTCCCTCCCACAGCTCCGATAGAATCGATACTAATCCGACCAAGCCGAGCCTCTCATTTGGGATGTTGAATAATCATGATAATATGTTGCAGAATGGGACTATGTGGATGGATCGCCCTCAGAGGGGAGTGGATGGTAACAGAAATCTACACCATGATCATAATTCCCTGGCGAGTGAGCTTCATGGTCTTGAATTGAATGGTACAATTCACAGCAGATCTCAGGATCACCTCCCATCTGAGTATCCTGCCTGCACGTCTGGCCGCCTAAACAACCATGTTCTTCCTGATGAGTTCCCACACCTCGACATCATCAACGAGTTGCTTGATGACGGTCACGGAGTTGGATTGTCGTCCAGGGTGAACTCTGACTATCAAATGTTCAGCAGCACGCCCCATCACATTAACAGGCAGTATACCTTCCCTGGCGATCCCAACATGTCAGGTGGGGCTGGTCCGTCAGCAAGCGCATGCAGATTTGACAGAACAAGAAGTTATCACGATGACGGGTACCAACATAGTTATGGTGCACCCGGGAGAAGTTACGACACGCTCAGAGATATGGTCCCACCGGGTAGTTCTCGGCCTTATGCAAATGGACAGGCTGATAGTTACATGGCAAGCCAGTGGCAGATGTCGGGTTCGGGTCCACAGTTGTTGAGGAACATGGACGGTGATGGCTATTCCTATCATTTACCAGAGTATCAGAACCTCAGTGCTGGCATCAATGGCTACACAGTATTCAGACCTTGA
- the LOC121807112 gene encoding TNF receptor-associated factor homolog 1b-like isoform X1, whose amino-acid sequence MTGVATGEAGAGRSFEAVSTGQQQPRCQAGEAIAEWRSSEQVENGSPSTSPPYWDSDDDDDGGPKPSDLFGKYTWKIEKFSQINKRELRSNAFEVGGYKWYILIYPQGCDVCNHLSLFLCVANHDKLLPGWSHFAQFTIAVVNKDPKKSKYSDTLHRFWKKEHDWGWKKFMELSKVLDGFIDADNLIIKAQVQVIRERPDRPFRCLDCLYRRELVRVYLTNVEQVCRRFVEEHREKLGKLLEDKATWSSFCAFWLGIDQSSRRRMSREKSESILKVVVKHFFVEKEVTSTLVMDSLYSGLKALEGQNKGKKSKGKYLEAEELPVPIVGIEKDTFILVDDVLLLLERAALEPLPPKDEKGPQNRTKDGTVGEEFNKDSIERDERRLTELGRRTIEIFVLAHIYSKIEVAYQEAVALKKQEELIREEEEKSRLGVDKEKKSKKKQAKQKKNNRKGKDKVKDDKTGCTVRGMIEQDSSSAERIEIAAEPETVLEKPDAVEDASDASDSVDGVPEILLPDSDGRDVSPVKSDTDTSEVHPPTGAPGSVTRGLPTGQNGTEGRPLSAVDDSSSNCSSDSVLSVRSVPQKGNSYDKNKKSPSRGRNNHSKKTSGTCEWVNEEPRQPFEAVQNARNTNDTSRCPNGAEQPSQAAGKSLQEKVRNGNVQKAGKKVEETGSLHNISKTKDDIEVEARGDNGARVASSPKSPSNGTLLVAPVKVDTRSNALVSQVLVKKTSSNSPKQAVNPVLSANSSENTPISKPVPQKLATLKPTDKPAGYQKHTVNEKILIQEVSETAQQKPAASKPAEKPVGTEKLSSHEVPVTSDKPSVPPIPVMSRPLSAPLVAGPRPTVSMVSMVQTAPVLARSVSAAGRLGPESTAYGTQNYVPQSYRNAMMGGPSAGSSSTYSHNHSASSVVNTSHSYSQAPSLVSAPLFPSHSSDRIDTNPTKPSLSFGMLNNHDNMLQNGTMWMDRPQRGVDGNRNLHHDHNSLASELHGLELNGTIHSRSQDHLPSEYPACTSGRLNNHVLPDEFPHLDIINELLDDGHGVGLSSRVNSDYQMFSSTPHHINRQYTFPGDPNMSGGAGPSASACRFDRTRSYHDDGYQHSYGAPGRSYDTLRDMVPPGSSRPYANGQADSYMASQWQMSGSGPQLLRNMDGDGYSYHLPEYQNLSAGINGYTVFRP is encoded by the exons ATGACTGGAGTTGCAACTGGGGAGGCTGGAGCTGGAAGATCATTTGAAGCGGTTTCAACTGGGCAACAGCAGCCACGATGTCAGGCTGGGGAAGCAATAGCTGAATGGAGGTCTTCAGAGCAGGTTGAAAATGGGAGTCCATCTACTTCACCCCCGTATTGGGACAgtgatgacgatgatgatggAG GACCAAAGCCATCTGATTTATTCGGAAAGTATACTTGGAAGATTGAGAAATTTTCTCAAATCAACAAAAGAGAACTTCGTAGCAATGCATTTGAAGTTGGAGGCTACAAATG GTATATTTTGATTTATCCACAAGGCTGTGATGTCTGCAATCATCTTTCTTTGTTTCTCTGTGTTGCAAATCATGATAAGCTTCTTCCAG GGTGGAGTCACTTTGCGCAGTTCACAATTGCTGTTGTGAATAAAGATCCGAAAAAGTCCAAATATTCTg ATACATTACATCGTTTTTGGAAGAAGGAACATGACTGGGGATGGAAGAAATTTATGGAGCTATCAAAGGTGCTAGATGGATTTATTGATGCTGATAATTTGATAATTAAAGCTCAAGTTCAGGTTATTag GGAGAGACCAGATCGACCTTTTCGTTGCCTTGACTGTCTTTATCGGAGGGAACTTGTAAGAGTGTATTTAACGAATGTTGAACAGGTTTGTCGGCGTTTTGTGGAAGAACATAGGGAAAAACTCGGAAAACTATTAGAGGATAAAGCTACATGGTCTAG TTTCTGTGCTTTCTGGTTGGGTATTGACCAAAGTTCCCGCCGCCGTATGTCCCGAGAGAAGTCAGAGTCCATTCTGAAAGTTGTTGTGAAACATTTTTTCGTAGAAAAGGAAGTAACATCCACACTTGTCATGGATTCATTGTATAGTGGTTTAAAAGCCCTTGAAGGCCAGAATAAGGGTAAAAAGAGTAAGGGCAAGTATTTAGAGGCAGAAGAATTACCAGTTCCTATAGTTGGCATTGAGAAAGATACGTTTATTTTGGTGGATGATGTATTGCTACTGCTAGAGCGGGCAGCTTTGGAACCTTTGCCTCCAAAGGATGAGAAGGGTCCCCAAAATCGTACTAAG GATGGGACTGTAGGAGAGGAGTTCAACAAAGATTCTATTGAACGTGACGAGAGGAGACTTACTGAATTGGGTAGACGAACTATTGAGATATTTGTATTGGCCCACATATACAG TAAAATTGAGGTGGCATACCAAGAGGCCGTTGCCCTCAAGAAGCAAGAAGAACTCATCCGTGAAGAGGAGGAAAAGTCCAGGCTAGGAGTTGATAAGGAAAAGAAGTCCAAAAAGAAACAG gcaaaacagaaaaagaataACCGAAAAGGGAAGGATAAAGTTAAGGATGACAAAACAGGCTGCACTGTCCGTGGCATGATTGAGCAAGATAGTTCTTCAGCTGAAAGAATAGAAATAGCTGCTGAGCCAGAAACTGTACTTGAAAAACCTGATGCAGTTGAAGATGCTTCTGACGCATCTGATTCTGTGGATGGTGTTCCCGAAATACTCCTACCTGATTCTGACGGCAGAGATGTCAGTCCTGTCAAATCAGATACAGATACTTCTGAAGTGCACCCCCCCACAGGAGCTCCTGGCAGTGTTACTAGAGGTCTTCCTACTGGGCAGAATGGCACAGAAGGAAGACCTCTATCTGCTGTAGATGATAGCTCTTCAAATTGTTCCTCTGATTCTGTGCTTTCTGTTAGAAGTGTGCCACAGAAAGGCAATTCATatgataaaaacaaaaaatctcCTAGCAG AGGGAGGAACAACCATAGCAAGAAGACTTCTGGCACATGTGAGTGGGTTAATGAAGAACCTAGGCAACCATTTGAAGCTGTTCAAAATGCAAGGAACACAAATGACACATCTCGATGTCCGAATGGTGCTGAACAGCCATCTCAGGCTGCTGGCAAGTCTTTGCAGGAGAAGGTGAGAAATGGGAATGTGCAGAAAGCAGGGAAAAAG gTTGAAGAAACTGGTTCCCTGCATAACATTTCGAAGACTAAAGATGACATTGAAGTTGAAGCACGTGGGGATAATGGTGCGCgtgtagcttcctctcccaaGAGCCCTTCAAATGGAACACTACTAGTTGCTCCAGTGAAGGTGGATACAAGGAGCAATGCTTTAGTTAGTCAAGTCCTGGTCAAGAAAACATCCTCAAATAGTCCTAAACAAGCTGTTAACCCTGTACTTTCAGCGAATTCATCTGAAAATACTCCCATATCGAAACCTGTACCTCAAAAGTTAGCTACCTTAAAACCCACTGACAAGCCGGCGGGATATCAAAAGCACACTGTGAATGAGAAGATTCTGATACAGGAAGTGAGTGAAACTGCCCAGCAGAAGCCTGCAGCCTCAAAACCTGCTGAGAAACCCGTTGGAACCGAAAAGCTTTCCTCACATGAAGTGCCTGTCACGTCCGACAAGCCCTCCGTTCCGCCGATACCCGTTATGTCAAGACCCTTGAGTGCCCCTCTAGTAGCTGGTCCCAGGCCTACAGTTTCCATGGTTTCGATGGTGCAAACAGCACCAGTGCTGGCGCGCTCAGTAAGTGCTGCTGGTCGGCTGGGCCCCGAAAGTACTGCATATGGAACACAGAATTACGTTCCTCAGTCCTATCGAAATGCTATGATGGGCGGTCCTAGTGCTGGAAGTTCATCCACCTATTCTCATAATCATTCTGCCAGTTCAGTGGTAAATACATCACATTCTTACTCACAAGCACCTAGTCTTGTATCGGCGCCACTGTTTCCCTCCCACAGCTCCGATAGAATCGATACTAATCCGACCAAGCCGAGCCTCTCATTTGGGATGTTGAATAATCATGATAATATGTTGCAGAATGGGACTATGTGGATGGATCGCCCTCAGAGGGGAGTGGATGGTAACAGAAATCTACACCATGATCATAATTCCCTGGCGAGTGAGCTTCATGGTCTTGAATTGAATGGTACAATTCACAGCAGATCTCAGGATCACCTCCCATCTGAGTATCCTGCCTGCACGTCTGGCCGCCTAAACAACCATGTTCTTCCTGATGAGTTCCCACACCTCGACATCATCAACGAGTTGCTTGATGACGGTCACGGAGTTGGATTGTCGTCCAGGGTGAACTCTGACTATCAAATGTTCAGCAGCACGCCCCATCACATTAACAGGCAGTATACCTTCCCTGGCGATCCCAACATGTCAGGTGGGGCTGGTCCGTCAGCAAGCGCATGCAGATTTGACAGAACAAGAAGTTATCACGATGACGGGTACCAACATAGTTATGGTGCACCCGGGAGAAGTTACGACACGCTCAGAGATATGGTCCCACCGGGTAGTTCTCGGCCTTATGCAAATGGACAGGCTGATAGTTACATGGCAAGCCAGTGGCAGATGTCGGGTTCGGGTCCACAGTTGTTGAGGAACATGGACGGTGATGGCTATTCCTATCATTTACCAGAGTATCAGAACCTCAGTGCTGGCATCAATGGCTACACAGTATTCAGACCTTGA
- the LOC121807112 gene encoding TNF receptor-associated factor homolog 1b-like isoform X3: MTGDGRNLWSYQRERPDRPFRCLDCLYRRELVRVYLTNVEQVCRRFVEEHREKLGKLLEDKATWSSFCAFWLGIDQSSRRRMSREKSESILKVVVKHFFVEKEVTSTLVMDSLYSGLKALEGQNKGKKSKGKYLEAEELPVPIVGIEKDTFILVDDVLLLLERAALEPLPPKDEKGPQNRTKDGTVGEEFNKDSIERDERRLTELGRRTIEIFVLAHIYSKIEVAYQEAVALKKQEELIREEEEKSRLGVDKEKKSKKKQAKQKKNNRKGKDKVKDDKTGCTVRGMIEQDSSSAERIEIAAEPETVLEKPDAVEDASDASDSVDGVPEILLPDSDGRDVSPVKSDTDTSEVHPPTGAPGSVTRGLPTGQNGTEGRPLSAVDDSSSNCSSDSVLSVRSVPQKGNSYDKNKKSPSRGRNNHSKKTSGTCEWVNEEPRQPFEAVQNARNTNDTSRCPNGAEQPSQAAGKSLQEKVRNGNVQKAGKKVEETGSLHNISKTKDDIEVEARGDNGARVASSPKSPSNGTLLVAPVKVDTRSNALVSQVLVKKTSSNSPKQAVNPVLSANSSENTPISKPVPQKLATLKPTDKPAGYQKHTVNEKILIQEVSETAQQKPAASKPAEKPVGTEKLSSHEVPVTSDKPSVPPIPVMSRPLSAPLVAGPRPTVSMVSMVQTAPVLARSVSAAGRLGPESTAYGTQNYVPQSYRNAMMGGPSAGSSSTYSHNHSASSVVNTSHSYSQAPSLVSAPLFPSHSSDRIDTNPTKPSLSFGMLNNHDNMLQNGTMWMDRPQRGVDGNRNLHHDHNSLASELHGLELNGTIHSRSQDHLPSEYPACTSGRLNNHVLPDEFPHLDIINELLDDGHGVGLSSRVNSDYQMFSSTPHHINRQYTFPGDPNMSGGAGPSASACRFDRTRSYHDDGYQHSYGAPGRSYDTLRDMVPPGSSRPYANGQADSYMASQWQMSGSGPQLLRNMDGDGYSYHLPEYQNLSAGINGYTVFRP; encoded by the exons ATGACTGGGGATGGAAGAAATTTATGGAGCTATCAAAG GGAGAGACCAGATCGACCTTTTCGTTGCCTTGACTGTCTTTATCGGAGGGAACTTGTAAGAGTGTATTTAACGAATGTTGAACAGGTTTGTCGGCGTTTTGTGGAAGAACATAGGGAAAAACTCGGAAAACTATTAGAGGATAAAGCTACATGGTCTAG TTTCTGTGCTTTCTGGTTGGGTATTGACCAAAGTTCCCGCCGCCGTATGTCCCGAGAGAAGTCAGAGTCCATTCTGAAAGTTGTTGTGAAACATTTTTTCGTAGAAAAGGAAGTAACATCCACACTTGTCATGGATTCATTGTATAGTGGTTTAAAAGCCCTTGAAGGCCAGAATAAGGGTAAAAAGAGTAAGGGCAAGTATTTAGAGGCAGAAGAATTACCAGTTCCTATAGTTGGCATTGAGAAAGATACGTTTATTTTGGTGGATGATGTATTGCTACTGCTAGAGCGGGCAGCTTTGGAACCTTTGCCTCCAAAGGATGAGAAGGGTCCCCAAAATCGTACTAAG GATGGGACTGTAGGAGAGGAGTTCAACAAAGATTCTATTGAACGTGACGAGAGGAGACTTACTGAATTGGGTAGACGAACTATTGAGATATTTGTATTGGCCCACATATACAG TAAAATTGAGGTGGCATACCAAGAGGCCGTTGCCCTCAAGAAGCAAGAAGAACTCATCCGTGAAGAGGAGGAAAAGTCCAGGCTAGGAGTTGATAAGGAAAAGAAGTCCAAAAAGAAACAG gcaaaacagaaaaagaataACCGAAAAGGGAAGGATAAAGTTAAGGATGACAAAACAGGCTGCACTGTCCGTGGCATGATTGAGCAAGATAGTTCTTCAGCTGAAAGAATAGAAATAGCTGCTGAGCCAGAAACTGTACTTGAAAAACCTGATGCAGTTGAAGATGCTTCTGACGCATCTGATTCTGTGGATGGTGTTCCCGAAATACTCCTACCTGATTCTGACGGCAGAGATGTCAGTCCTGTCAAATCAGATACAGATACTTCTGAAGTGCACCCCCCCACAGGAGCTCCTGGCAGTGTTACTAGAGGTCTTCCTACTGGGCAGAATGGCACAGAAGGAAGACCTCTATCTGCTGTAGATGATAGCTCTTCAAATTGTTCCTCTGATTCTGTGCTTTCTGTTAGAAGTGTGCCACAGAAAGGCAATTCATatgataaaaacaaaaaatctcCTAGCAG AGGGAGGAACAACCATAGCAAGAAGACTTCTGGCACATGTGAGTGGGTTAATGAAGAACCTAGGCAACCATTTGAAGCTGTTCAAAATGCAAGGAACACAAATGACACATCTCGATGTCCGAATGGTGCTGAACAGCCATCTCAGGCTGCTGGCAAGTCTTTGCAGGAGAAGGTGAGAAATGGGAATGTGCAGAAAGCAGGGAAAAAG gTTGAAGAAACTGGTTCCCTGCATAACATTTCGAAGACTAAAGATGACATTGAAGTTGAAGCACGTGGGGATAATGGTGCGCgtgtagcttcctctcccaaGAGCCCTTCAAATGGAACACTACTAGTTGCTCCAGTGAAGGTGGATACAAGGAGCAATGCTTTAGTTAGTCAAGTCCTGGTCAAGAAAACATCCTCAAATAGTCCTAAACAAGCTGTTAACCCTGTACTTTCAGCGAATTCATCTGAAAATACTCCCATATCGAAACCTGTACCTCAAAAGTTAGCTACCTTAAAACCCACTGACAAGCCGGCGGGATATCAAAAGCACACTGTGAATGAGAAGATTCTGATACAGGAAGTGAGTGAAACTGCCCAGCAGAAGCCTGCAGCCTCAAAACCTGCTGAGAAACCCGTTGGAACCGAAAAGCTTTCCTCACATGAAGTGCCTGTCACGTCCGACAAGCCCTCCGTTCCGCCGATACCCGTTATGTCAAGACCCTTGAGTGCCCCTCTAGTAGCTGGTCCCAGGCCTACAGTTTCCATGGTTTCGATGGTGCAAACAGCACCAGTGCTGGCGCGCTCAGTAAGTGCTGCTGGTCGGCTGGGCCCCGAAAGTACTGCATATGGAACACAGAATTACGTTCCTCAGTCCTATCGAAATGCTATGATGGGCGGTCCTAGTGCTGGAAGTTCATCCACCTATTCTCATAATCATTCTGCCAGTTCAGTGGTAAATACATCACATTCTTACTCACAAGCACCTAGTCTTGTATCGGCGCCACTGTTTCCCTCCCACAGCTCCGATAGAATCGATACTAATCCGACCAAGCCGAGCCTCTCATTTGGGATGTTGAATAATCATGATAATATGTTGCAGAATGGGACTATGTGGATGGATCGCCCTCAGAGGGGAGTGGATGGTAACAGAAATCTACACCATGATCATAATTCCCTGGCGAGTGAGCTTCATGGTCTTGAATTGAATGGTACAATTCACAGCAGATCTCAGGATCACCTCCCATCTGAGTATCCTGCCTGCACGTCTGGCCGCCTAAACAACCATGTTCTTCCTGATGAGTTCCCACACCTCGACATCATCAACGAGTTGCTTGATGACGGTCACGGAGTTGGATTGTCGTCCAGGGTGAACTCTGACTATCAAATGTTCAGCAGCACGCCCCATCACATTAACAGGCAGTATACCTTCCCTGGCGATCCCAACATGTCAGGTGGGGCTGGTCCGTCAGCAAGCGCATGCAGATTTGACAGAACAAGAAGTTATCACGATGACGGGTACCAACATAGTTATGGTGCACCCGGGAGAAGTTACGACACGCTCAGAGATATGGTCCCACCGGGTAGTTCTCGGCCTTATGCAAATGGACAGGCTGATAGTTACATGGCAAGCCAGTGGCAGATGTCGGGTTCGGGTCCACAGTTGTTGAGGAACATGGACGGTGATGGCTATTCCTATCATTTACCAGAGTATCAGAACCTCAGTGCTGGCATCAATGGCTACACAGTATTCAGACCTTGA